The genomic stretch ATAAAAAATGTTTATCAAAGCGGGGAATTAGAGCAAAATTCAACTGTTGCAAAAATCGCAACAGTTCAAATAGAAGGAAATCGTAAAATAGAAAGAGATATTGAGTATTATAATCTTGATATTATTTTGTCAGTAGGCTATCGCGTTAATTCCAAGAATGCTACACAATTTAGAATCTGGGCTACTAAAACATTAAAAGATTATTTAGTTAAAGGATATGTTATAAATGAAAAACGACTTTTGGAAGCGCAAAATAAATTTAATGAATTACAAGAAGTAATTGCTTTTTTACAGACTAAAGCGCAAAAAGAAATGTTAATAGGGCAAGAATAAGAAAAAAAATATGATTAGAAAACCATTTTTTACAAAACAACAAATAGAAAAAATAATTGAGAAATATCCAACTCCTTTTATTATTTATGATGAAAAAGGAATAAGAGAAATTGCTAGAAGATTAAATAAAGCGTTTGATTGGGTTGAAGCAGGAGGTTTTAAAAATTATTTTGCTGTGAAGGCTTGTCCTAATCCATATATTTTAGAAATCTTAAAACAAGAAGGTTTTGGCGCTGATTGTAGTTCTGGGCCAGAATTAATTTTATCTGAAAAAGTTGGGATTGTTGGAGAAAATATTATGTTTTCTTCAAATGACACACCAGCAGAAGAATATATTTTTGCGAGAAAAATTGGAGCAATAATAAATTTAGATGACATTACTCATATTTCTTTTTTAGAAAAACATGCTGGAATTCCAGATTTAATTTGTTTTAGATATAATCCTGGACCATTAAGAGAAGGAAGTGAAATTATTGGAAATCCAAAAGATGCGAAATATGGATTAACAACAGATCAAATTTTTGAGGCTTATAAAATAATGAAGGAAAAAGGTGTTAAAAGATTTGGTTTGCACACAATGATTGTTTCTAATATGATTGAATCAGAATATATTATAGAAACAGCAAAAATGTTGTTTAATTTAATTGTAGAAATTTCAAAAAAATTAGATATTAAATTTGAATTTGTAAATTTGGGCGGAGGAATTGGCATAGATTATAAACCAGAACAAAAACCAGTTGATATTGAATTTGTTGCTAATTCTATAAAAAAACTTTATGAAGAAATAATTGTCGCAAATGGACTTGCGCCATTAAGAATCGTTATGGAATGCGGGAGAATAATAACAGGACCAAATGGGTTTCTTGTTACAAAAGTAAGACATATAGCAAAAAAATATAAAAATTATATTGGGCTTGATTCTTGTATGGCTGATTTTATGAGACCTGGAATATATGGCGCATATCATCATATCAGTGTATTAGGAAAAGAGAATTTTCCATCTATATTTATGATGTGACTGGTTCTCTTTGTGAAAATAGTGATAAATTTGCAATTGATAGATCATTGCCAAAAGTTGAGGTTGATGATATTTTAGTTTTGCATGATGCTGGAGCACATGGCAGAGCAATGGGATTTAATTATAATGGAAAGTTGCGATGTAAAGAAATTTTATTAAAGGAGAATGAAGAAGTTGAATTAATAAGAAGACAAGAAACAGAAGAAGATTATTTTGCAACTTTTTCATTTTTAGGCTCTAAATATTTTTGAAAGATTAAAAATTTTAGTTAAGGGGAAAAATCCATTTATCGTAACATTTTTTGTGTCGCAAGATGTTGAATTGGAAAAGCAAATAAGTATTTTTGATGATTTTTAATATGGAAATTAATATGTCTAATAAAAAAATAATCAATATCACTTTATTTATATTGTTATTTTTTTCTATTATTACTTTAATAATAGCTAAAATTAACGGGTTGAATTATGCTT from Candidatus Kuenenbacteria bacterium HGW-Kuenenbacteria-1 encodes the following:
- a CDS encoding virulence factor — translated: MRKNNQIQNKGEIIIYQTSKKEVDIKVRLEKETVWLTLNQIAFLFETDKSGISRHIKNVYQSGELEQNSTVAKIATVQIEGNRKIERDIEYYNLDIILSVGYRVNSKNATQFRIWATKTLKDYLVKGYVINEKRLLEAQNKFNELQEVIAFLQTKAQKEMLIGQE